A stretch of Geomonas oryzisoli DNA encodes these proteins:
- a CDS encoding PAS domain-containing protein translates to MPNIFNAQNAIAPAESGSRVCFDFSHVAGELEESRKRLSAVFDTVQVGIVIIDAETHTIVDANPKAVEMIGRVKEEVVGSVCHCFICPEESGHCPITDQGQRIDNAERLLMKANGESITIVKTVARVKLYGRDHLIESFLDISDRKRAEEELRESEERYRDILENANDLIQSVDAKGNFIYVNSAWKRTLGYSDQDIASMNIFDVIKPCCQSHCATMFDQLKSGARIPRVEVEFLAKDGRSIILEGSINCNTSDGQVSTRGVFRDITERKQMEAELTQSEDRYRKLFENAPEAILVQSEGRYVCANREACHLLGVGSPEELVGQSIFSFVHPDFHGMVVERIQHIHETGDPSPLRESRMVQKNGTVIDVEAVATGIVFQGQQAIQVIIRDITERKQVEEQRRELNSRLEKMVEEKTRHLKEAQAKLIQSEKMATLGEVIAGAAHELNNPLAGILGAIQMLRSNALAHPIDPELMEGIDVLESIENAAVRCQKIVEDLVRFTTQARCNFSDMDINEVLKDTMEIMAGPFEEQKIKVALHLDPEVPQIEGDFVKLLEVYVNLLQNAKSALPNGGRIDISTALVKKYGEPLQVSVVIRDNGCGIPPQNLAKIFDPFFTTKPAGKGPGLGLTVSYGIVRRHGGDIDVRSTVGKGTEVTVTVPVRQQKATTYQAG, encoded by the coding sequence ATGCCTAACATTTTCAATGCCCAAAACGCGATCGCCCCGGCAGAATCGGGCTCTCGCGTCTGTTTCGATTTCAGCCACGTCGCCGGCGAACTGGAGGAGAGCCGCAAGCGGCTGAGCGCCGTATTCGATACCGTCCAGGTCGGCATCGTCATCATCGACGCCGAAACCCACACCATCGTCGATGCCAACCCCAAGGCGGTGGAGATGATCGGGAGGGTGAAGGAGGAGGTGGTCGGCTCCGTCTGTCACTGCTTCATCTGTCCCGAGGAGAGCGGGCACTGCCCCATCACCGACCAAGGTCAGCGCATCGACAACGCCGAGCGCCTGTTGATGAAGGCCAACGGCGAGAGCATCACCATCGTGAAGACCGTGGCGCGGGTGAAGCTGTACGGGCGCGACCACCTGATCGAGAGCTTTTTGGACATAAGCGACCGGAAGCGGGCCGAGGAAGAGCTGAGGGAGAGCGAGGAGCGCTACCGCGACATCCTGGAAAATGCCAACGACCTGATCCAGAGCGTTGACGCCAAGGGAAACTTCATCTACGTGAACAGCGCCTGGAAGAGGACCTTGGGGTATTCGGACCAGGATATCGCCTCGATGAACATCTTCGACGTGATCAAGCCCTGCTGCCAAAGCCACTGCGCCACCATGTTCGATCAGCTGAAGAGCGGCGCGAGGATCCCGCGGGTCGAGGTGGAGTTTCTCGCCAAGGACGGCCGCAGCATCATCCTCGAAGGGAGCATAAACTGCAACACCAGCGACGGGCAGGTCAGCACCAGGGGGGTCTTCCGCGACATCACCGAGCGCAAGCAGATGGAAGCCGAACTCACCCAGAGTGAGGACCGTTACCGCAAGCTCTTCGAGAACGCGCCTGAGGCGATCCTGGTGCAAAGCGAAGGGCGCTACGTGTGCGCCAACAGGGAGGCCTGTCACCTTCTGGGGGTGGGGAGTCCCGAGGAACTGGTCGGTCAGTCCATCTTCTCATTCGTGCATCCCGACTTCCACGGCATGGTGGTCGAGCGCATCCAGCACATCCACGAAACAGGTGATCCCTCGCCGCTGCGGGAATCGCGCATGGTGCAAAAAAACGGAACCGTGATCGACGTTGAGGCTGTGGCGACCGGGATCGTGTTCCAGGGGCAGCAGGCGATCCAGGTCATCATCCGTGACATCACCGAAAGAAAGCAGGTCGAGGAGCAGCGCAGGGAGCTGAACAGCCGTCTGGAAAAGATGGTGGAGGAGAAGACCCGGCACCTCAAGGAGGCCCAGGCCAAGCTGATCCAGTCGGAAAAGATGGCGACCCTGGGCGAGGTCATCGCGGGCGCGGCCCACGAGCTCAACAACCCGCTGGCCGGAATCCTGGGTGCCATCCAGATGCTGCGCAGCAACGCGCTGGCCCATCCGATCGATCCCGAGTTGATGGAGGGAATCGACGTGCTGGAGAGCATCGAGAACGCCGCGGTGCGCTGCCAGAAGATCGTCGAGGACCTGGTCCGCTTCACCACCCAGGCCCGCTGCAACTTCAGCGACATGGATATCAACGAGGTGCTCAAGGACACCATGGAGATCATGGCCGGCCCCTTCGAGGAGCAGAAGATCAAGGTCGCGCTGCACCTGGACCCGGAGGTGCCCCAGATCGAGGGAGACTTCGTGAAGCTGCTGGAGGTCTACGTGAATCTCCTGCAGAATGCGAAGAGCGCCCTTCCCAACGGCGGCCGGATCGACATCAGCACCGCACTGGTGAAGAAGTACGGCGAGCCGCTGCAGGTGTCGGTGGTGATCCGCGATAACGGCTGCGGCATCCCGCCCCAGAACCTGGCCAAGATCTTCGATCCCTTCTTCACCACCAAGCCGGCAGGGAAGGGGCCCGGGCTCGGCCTCACCGTAAGCTACGGCATCGTGAGGCGGCACGGAGGCGATATCGACGTTCGCTCGACAGTGGGGAAGGGGACCGAAGTGACGGTCACCGTCCCGGTCCGGCAGCAAAAAGCCACCACCTACCAGGCCGGCTGA
- a CDS encoding putative bifunctional diguanylate cyclase/phosphodiesterase: MHDAANAPQSSLQLGSCSGQLLSQLQQDDERLAMLKEAIDCLPIGAGITISDRDGKIVYANHAESEMHGYAPGELAGRPAHILAPEGKGGGRINHRTAGLWKRECLNVRKDGKIFPVQLTSRPIRNAAGDYLGMLTACEDMTQKKLCEQQLETLAYYDSVTKLPNRALLMDRLHQALALAQRERRELALLFLDLDNFKDLNSSKGHEVGDKFLQEVAGRLAGCLCESNTLARLGGDEFVIVINSVPGEEGVAATAARLQALFAEPFLINGEELYGSTSIGIALFPEDGRDVESLLRCADAALYQAKSQGKAGYQFFSQEMNQVNMRRVALENGMRQGLARGEFYLYFQPQWDLKSLRLTGAEALLRWHSAEFGVVGPDEFIPIAESCGFIFDLGELVLREACLHAVEWGRFCPGLKVAVNISGRQFRQPDFLETVARIVQETGVRPSSLELEFTESVIMERAEKNVHALQALKKMGMKLSIDDFGTGYSSLNYLKHFPIDAIKIDRSFIADLVTDSDDAAIAEAIISMAHSLKLKVIAEGVEGDAQLDFLVERSCDEAQGFYFAPPMPGEDFTGYVKRFSVAEGDLKPLSVAG, encoded by the coding sequence ATGCACGATGCGGCTAACGCCCCACAAAGTAGCCTGCAGCTGGGGTCCTGCTCCGGGCAGTTGCTGAGTCAACTGCAGCAGGACGATGAGCGCCTGGCGATGCTGAAGGAAGCCATCGACTGTCTTCCCATCGGCGCGGGGATCACCATAAGCGACCGGGACGGCAAAATCGTCTACGCGAACCACGCGGAGTCGGAGATGCACGGTTACGCTCCCGGCGAGCTCGCCGGCAGGCCGGCCCACATCCTGGCTCCCGAGGGCAAAGGGGGGGGGCGTATCAACCACCGCACGGCGGGCCTGTGGAAGCGCGAGTGCCTGAACGTGCGCAAGGACGGCAAGATCTTTCCGGTCCAGCTCACCTCCCGGCCGATCAGGAACGCCGCCGGCGACTACCTCGGTATGCTGACCGCTTGCGAGGATATGACCCAGAAAAAGCTCTGCGAACAGCAGCTCGAAACCCTCGCCTACTACGACAGCGTCACCAAGCTCCCCAACCGGGCGCTGCTCATGGACCGCCTGCACCAGGCCCTCGCCCTCGCCCAGCGTGAGCGGCGCGAGCTGGCTCTGCTCTTTCTCGACCTGGACAACTTCAAGGACCTCAATAGCTCCAAGGGGCACGAGGTGGGGGACAAGTTCCTGCAGGAAGTGGCGGGCCGGCTGGCGGGGTGTCTGTGCGAATCCAACACCCTGGCGCGGCTTGGGGGGGATGAGTTCGTCATCGTGATCAATTCCGTCCCCGGGGAAGAAGGCGTGGCCGCCACCGCGGCCAGACTGCAGGCCCTCTTCGCCGAGCCCTTTCTTATCAATGGGGAGGAACTCTACGGCAGCACCAGCATCGGCATCGCCCTGTTCCCCGAGGACGGCCGGGACGTGGAGAGCCTCTTGCGCTGCGCGGATGCCGCGCTGTACCAGGCCAAGAGCCAGGGGAAGGCAGGCTACCAGTTCTTCTCCCAGGAGATGAACCAGGTCAACATGCGGCGCGTGGCGCTGGAGAACGGGATGCGCCAAGGGCTGGCGCGGGGGGAATTCTACCTGTACTTCCAGCCCCAGTGGGACCTTAAGAGCCTGCGGCTCACCGGGGCGGAGGCGCTTTTACGCTGGCACAGCGCCGAGTTCGGCGTGGTGGGGCCGGACGAGTTCATCCCCATCGCCGAGTCGTGCGGCTTCATCTTCGACCTGGGGGAGCTGGTGCTGCGGGAGGCCTGCCTGCATGCGGTGGAGTGGGGACGGTTCTGTCCCGGCCTCAAGGTCGCCGTCAACATCTCGGGGCGGCAGTTCCGGCAACCAGACTTCCTGGAGACGGTGGCGCGCATCGTCCAGGAGACCGGTGTCCGCCCAAGCTCCCTCGAGCTGGAGTTCACCGAGAGTGTCATCATGGAACGTGCCGAGAAGAACGTCCATGCGCTGCAGGCGCTGAAAAAGATGGGGATGAAGCTCAGCATCGACGACTTCGGGACGGGCTATTCCTCGCTCAACTATCTCAAGCACTTCCCCATCGATGCCATCAAGATAGACCGCTCCTTCATCGCCGACCTCGTCACCGACAGCGACGACGCCGCCATCGCCGAGGCCATCATCTCCATGGCCCACAGCTTGAAGCTCAAGGTCATCGCCGAAGGGGTCGAGGGGGACGCGCAGCTCGACTTCCTGGTGGAACGAAGCTGCGACGAGGCGCAGGGCTTCTACTTCGCCCCCCCCATGCCGGGGGAGGATTTTACCGGCTACGTCAAGCGGTTTTCCGTAGCGGAAGGTGATCTCAAACCGTTGAGTGTCGCAGGCTGA
- a CDS encoding DNA-3-methyladenine glycosylase I, with the protein MTVTAATSPKRCGWAGSDPLYCAYHDLEWGVPVHDDRLLFEFLTLEGAQAGLSWITILRKREGYRRAFAGFDPELVARFCEADQARLMADPAIVRNRLKIGSTVDNARAFLGVQQEFGSFDAYLWRFVDGVPVQNAWRSLSEIPARTDLSDLLSRDLKRRGFRFVGSTICYAMMQAVGMVNDHTVDCFRWSELQNR; encoded by the coding sequence GTGACCGTCACGGCCGCGACTAGCCCGAAGCGCTGCGGCTGGGCCGGGAGCGATCCCCTTTACTGTGCCTACCATGACCTCGAATGGGGAGTGCCGGTGCACGACGACCGCCTCCTCTTCGAGTTCCTGACCCTGGAAGGGGCGCAGGCGGGGCTCTCCTGGATCACCATCCTGCGCAAGCGCGAGGGATACCGCCGCGCCTTCGCAGGCTTCGATCCGGAGCTTGTGGCCCGCTTCTGTGAAGCCGACCAGGCCCGGCTCATGGCGGACCCCGCCATCGTCCGCAACCGCCTCAAGATAGGTTCGACAGTCGACAACGCGCGCGCCTTTCTCGGGGTGCAGCAGGAGTTCGGCTCCTTCGACGCCTACCTCTGGCGCTTCGTGGACGGCGTCCCCGTGCAGAACGCGTGGCGCAGCCTCTCCGAGATTCCCGCAAGAACCGACCTCTCGGACCTGTTGAGCCGCGACCTCAAGCGGCGCGGCTTCCGGTTCGTGGGGAGCACCATCTGTTACGCCATGATGCAGGCGGTCGGCATGGTGAACGACCATACCGTCGACTGCTTCCGCTGGTCCGAGCTGCAAAACCGCTGA
- the pyk gene encoding pyruvate kinase has protein sequence MFRRTKIVATVGPASDSEQMLDALIHAGVDVFRLNFSHGDYASKAAVIGHIRKLSQEHEHAVAILGDLQGPKIRTGLMVGGSMQLVAGSEVVVTTREVLGQDNVIPTIYQGLPRDVKPEDRILLDDGLMELKVLGVEGDDVRCQVVTGGLLKDRKGINLPGAKVSAPALTEKDREDLRFCMEQQLDYVALSFVREASDVAELREIIDRAGSPLRIIAKIEKPEAVLNFAAILRESDGVMVARGDLGVELNPEKVPLIQKRIIRSCNDAGKPVITATQMLESMVNNPRPTRAETSDVANAILDGTDAIMLSAETASGKYPIEAVSMMVQVARDIETDPQLMAQCCKAPNGQGSLPNISEVIGMAACRAAESVKASAILAFTQTGSTAALVSKYRPAQAIIAVTPSPQVRRRLALYAGVHALRVDIEGDTESQIISVEAAVLAMGWLKKGDLVVITMGSPLSSPGTTNLMKVHRLEEPGLRPER, from the coding sequence ATGTTCCGTCGCACCAAGATCGTTGCCACCGTCGGCCCCGCTTCCGATTCCGAGCAGATGCTGGACGCCCTGATCCACGCCGGCGTCGATGTCTTTCGTCTCAACTTCTCCCACGGCGATTACGCCTCCAAGGCCGCCGTGATCGGCCATATCCGAAAACTTTCCCAGGAGCACGAGCACGCCGTGGCCATCCTCGGCGACCTGCAGGGGCCCAAGATCCGCACCGGTCTCATGGTGGGAGGCTCCATGCAACTGGTGGCCGGCAGCGAGGTGGTGGTCACCACGCGTGAGGTGCTCGGGCAGGACAACGTGATCCCTACCATCTACCAGGGGCTGCCGCGCGACGTGAAGCCGGAGGACCGGATCCTCCTCGATGACGGCCTGATGGAGCTGAAGGTGCTCGGCGTGGAAGGTGATGACGTGCGCTGCCAGGTGGTGACCGGCGGGCTCCTGAAGGACCGCAAGGGGATCAACCTCCCCGGTGCCAAGGTCTCCGCCCCCGCCCTCACGGAAAAGGACAGGGAAGACCTGCGGTTTTGCATGGAGCAGCAGCTGGACTACGTCGCCCTCTCCTTCGTGCGCGAGGCCTCGGACGTTGCCGAACTGAGGGAGATCATCGATCGGGCCGGCTCCCCGCTGCGCATCATCGCCAAGATCGAGAAGCCCGAGGCGGTGCTCAACTTCGCCGCTATCCTCAGGGAATCCGACGGCGTCATGGTGGCGCGCGGGGACCTCGGCGTGGAACTGAACCCGGAGAAGGTGCCCCTGATCCAGAAGCGCATCATCCGCAGCTGCAACGACGCCGGCAAGCCGGTGATCACCGCGACCCAGATGCTGGAGAGCATGGTGAACAACCCGCGCCCGACTCGCGCCGAGACCTCCGACGTCGCCAATGCGATACTGGACGGCACCGACGCCATCATGCTTTCCGCCGAGACCGCGTCGGGCAAATACCCCATCGAGGCCGTTTCCATGATGGTGCAGGTTGCGCGCGACATCGAGACCGATCCCCAGCTGATGGCCCAGTGCTGCAAGGCGCCCAACGGCCAGGGGAGCCTCCCCAACATCTCGGAGGTGATCGGCATGGCGGCCTGCCGCGCCGCGGAGAGCGTCAAGGCCTCGGCCATCCTCGCCTTCACCCAGACCGGCAGCACGGCGGCCCTGGTGTCCAAGTACCGCCCGGCCCAGGCCATCATCGCGGTGACCCCATCGCCGCAGGTGCGCCGCAGACTCGCGCTCTACGCCGGGGTGCACGCGCTCAGGGTCGACATCGAGGGGGACACCGAGTCGCAGATCATCTCCGTGGAGGCGGCGGTCCTGGCCATGGGGTGGCTCAAGAAGGGGGATCTCGTGGTGATCACCATGGGGAGCCCGCTCTCAAGCCCCGGCACCACCAACCTGATGAAGGTGCACCGGCTGGAGGAACCTGGGCTCCGCCCAGAGCGTTGA
- the galE gene encoding UDP-glucose 4-epimerase GalE, which yields MSVILVTGGAGYIGSHVVRQLSEAGHEVVVYDNLSTGSADALVHGERLIVGDLADQGRIRDVLKETGARSVLHFAAAIIAPESVTLPLKYYGNNTRNTLNLLQACVEHGVERFIFSSTAAVYGIPEGGAASEESRTAPINPYGTSKLMSEWMLRDAAFAHGFSYVALRYFNVAGADPQARMGQRTPEATHLIKVACQAALGARDSVSIFGTDYDTPDGTGIRDYIHIEDLASAHLAALGYLERGGASQVINVGYGKGSSVRDVIRVVKDVSGVDFKVNEAPRRPGDPDSLIAVADKIRTVLGWTPSYNDLHTIVADAWRWEQKLWQSR from the coding sequence ATGAGCGTCATACTCGTTACCGGCGGCGCCGGTTACATAGGAAGTCACGTTGTCAGGCAGCTCTCTGAGGCCGGGCATGAGGTGGTGGTCTACGATAACCTCTCCACCGGATCGGCCGACGCGCTGGTGCACGGTGAGCGGCTCATCGTCGGGGATCTGGCCGACCAGGGCAGGATACGCGACGTACTCAAGGAGACCGGGGCTAGGTCGGTGCTGCATTTCGCCGCGGCGATCATCGCGCCGGAGTCGGTGACGCTGCCGCTCAAGTACTACGGCAACAACACCAGGAACACGCTGAACCTTTTGCAGGCCTGCGTGGAGCACGGTGTTGAGCGCTTCATCTTCTCCAGCACCGCCGCGGTGTACGGCATTCCCGAGGGGGGAGCGGCCTCGGAAGAAAGCCGCACCGCCCCCATCAACCCCTACGGCACCTCCAAGTTGATGAGCGAGTGGATGCTCAGGGATGCCGCCTTCGCGCACGGCTTCTCCTATGTGGCGCTGCGCTATTTCAACGTGGCGGGGGCCGACCCGCAGGCGCGCATGGGGCAGCGGACGCCGGAGGCGACCCACTTGATCAAGGTGGCCTGCCAGGCGGCGCTTGGAGCACGCGACAGTGTCTCCATCTTTGGAACCGACTACGACACCCCCGACGGCACGGGCATCCGCGATTACATCCATATCGAGGACCTCGCCTCGGCGCACCTGGCCGCCCTGGGCTACCTGGAGCGCGGCGGCGCCTCCCAGGTGATCAACGTGGGGTACGGCAAGGGGAGCAGCGTGCGTGATGTAATCAGGGTGGTGAAGGACGTAAGCGGCGTCGACTTCAAGGTCAACGAGGCGCCCAGGCGTCCGGGCGACCCCGACAGCCTGATCGCGGTGGCGGACAAGATCCGCACAGTCCTTGGCTGGACCCCGTCTTACAACGACCTACATACCATCGTCGCCGACGCGTGGCGCTGGGAACAGAAGCTTTGGCAATCCCGCTAG
- a CDS encoding YicC/YloC family endoribonuclease encodes MIKSMTGYGKGEAVHEAGRFVVEVRCVNHRYGEITVKLPRVLLQFENEIKKRVGERLVRGKIDVFIQVENAVALGVPTANLPLARGYLKAFQSIGEALGLSGEVDLALVASQRDVVTVAAEAEATLEEMPQELTSALEDALRRVDEMRLFEGESLYADFQRRRETLAQLIAQVAARAPQVVAEYGQRLKERIAQLLGEASLPEERLVQEVAVMADKCDVTEELVRLESHLRQFDETLAKSEPVGRKLDFLLQEINREVNTIGSKGNDAQMAVLVVELKAELEKIREQVQNIE; translated from the coding sequence ATGATAAAAAGCATGACCGGCTATGGCAAGGGCGAGGCCGTCCACGAAGCAGGACGCTTCGTCGTCGAGGTGCGCTGTGTGAATCACCGCTACGGCGAAATCACCGTGAAGCTCCCGCGCGTGCTGCTGCAGTTCGAGAACGAGATCAAGAAGAGGGTGGGCGAAAGGCTCGTGCGCGGCAAGATCGACGTCTTCATCCAGGTGGAGAACGCGGTGGCGCTCGGTGTGCCGACTGCCAACCTGCCGCTGGCCCGCGGCTACCTGAAGGCCTTCCAGAGCATCGGCGAGGCGCTGGGCCTCTCCGGCGAGGTGGATCTCGCGCTGGTCGCGTCGCAGCGTGACGTGGTCACCGTGGCGGCCGAGGCGGAGGCGACCCTCGAGGAGATGCCGCAGGAACTGACCTCCGCGCTGGAGGACGCCCTGCGCCGGGTGGACGAGATGCGCCTGTTCGAGGGTGAGTCGCTGTACGCCGACTTCCAGAGACGTCGCGAGACCCTGGCCCAGCTGATCGCCCAGGTCGCCGCGCGCGCCCCGCAGGTGGTGGCCGAGTACGGTCAGCGCCTGAAGGAGAGGATCGCGCAGCTCTTGGGCGAGGCATCCCTTCCCGAGGAGCGCCTGGTCCAGGAGGTCGCGGTCATGGCCGACAAGTGCGACGTCACCGAGGAACTGGTGCGTCTGGAGAGCCACCTGCGCCAGTTCGACGAGACGCTGGCCAAGAGCGAACCGGTGGGGAGAAAGCTCGATTTCCTGCTCCAGGAGATCAACCGCGAGGTGAACACCATCGGCTCCAAGGGGAACGACGCCCAGATGGCGGTGCTGGTGGTGGAGCTGAAGGCTGAGCTGGAGAAGATCCGCGAGCAGGTCCAGAACATAGAGTAG
- the gmk gene encoding guanylate kinase, whose translation MKREGVLYVISAPSGAGKTSLCKEIIDIFPNLRHSVSYTTRPPRNGEVHGRDYFFVGKEEFDRMVEAGEFAEWAEVHGNFYGTSLATLKESRAEGIDLILDIDCQGARQLKGRFEGGVYIFVLPPSIEELRRRLDNRSSDSQEVIERRIHNASGEIKEARWYDYIIVNDKFSEALDQLKSVLIAEQCRTTRLLHGLSRVFTI comes from the coding sequence ATGAAACGAGAAGGCGTATTGTACGTGATTTCGGCCCCTTCGGGGGCGGGCAAGACCTCGCTGTGTAAGGAAATAATTGACATCTTTCCGAACTTGCGGCATTCTGTCAGCTACACGACGCGCCCTCCCCGGAACGGAGAGGTGCACGGGCGTGATTATTTTTTTGTGGGTAAGGAAGAGTTCGACCGGATGGTCGAGGCCGGGGAGTTCGCAGAGTGGGCCGAGGTGCACGGCAACTTCTACGGCACGTCGCTCGCCACCCTCAAGGAATCCCGTGCCGAGGGAATCGACCTTATCCTTGATATCGACTGCCAGGGTGCGCGGCAGCTGAAAGGGCGTTTCGAAGGAGGGGTCTACATCTTCGTACTCCCGCCCAGCATCGAGGAGCTCAGGCGCCGCCTGGACAACCGCTCCTCCGACTCGCAGGAAGTCATCGAGCGCCGCATCCACAACGCCTCCGGCGAGATCAAGGAAGCGCGCTGGTACGATTACATCATCGTCAACGACAAGTTTTCCGAGGCCCTGGACCAGCTCAAAAGCGTGCTGATCGCCGAGCAGTGCCGCACCACCCGCCTGCTGCACGGCCTTTCCAGGGTCTTCACGATTTAG
- the rpoZ gene encoding DNA-directed RNA polymerase subunit omega, with the protein MARVTVEDCLEKVDNRFLLVMLASKRVKQLFKGAKPLIDNRAANKNVVVSLREIAAGKIGCEIGKKGR; encoded by the coding sequence ATGGCAAGGGTTACCGTAGAAGATTGCCTCGAGAAGGTGGACAACCGCTTCCTCCTGGTCATGCTCGCCTCCAAGAGGGTGAAGCAGCTGTTCAAGGGCGCGAAGCCGCTCATCGACAACAGGGCAGCCAACAAGAACGTGGTCGTCTCCCTCAGGGAAATCGCCGCCGGCAAGATCGGCTGCGAGATCGGCAAGAAAGGTCGTTAA
- a CDS encoding RelA/SpoT family protein, whose translation MIRLNDILDKVSSYNPGADLDLLRKAYVFCAKVHQGQTRLSGEPYLIHPMEVAGILADLKLDLPAVVTGLLHDTVEDTLTTHEELEALFGAEVARLVDGVTKIGKIHFKTKEESQAENFRKMLLAMANDIRVILVKLADRLHNMRTLQYQPEPKQRTIAKETLDIYAPIANRLGISWVKGELEDLSFRYLEPQLYYDLAGKVAKKKQERESYVATVKDIIKKQLEEHGIKGDVSGRSKHLYSIYKKMQSRNVDIDEIYDLIAIRVSVDDIRECYEVLGIIHSTWKPIPGRFKDYIAMPKGNMYQSLHTTVIGPYGERMEVQIRTAEMHRVAESGIAAHWKYKEGKGYDEKEVRRFTWIRQLLEWQQELDDSKEFMDTVKVELFPEDVFIFTPKGDVKGFPKGSTPIDFAYSVHTDVGHRCVGAKVNGKLVPLKYELKTGDIVEVITSPHHTPSKDWLKIVKSSRARNKIRAWVKTEERMRSITLGREICEKDFRRYSLNFGKLQKTGELKKVAQEFGFQTEDDLMASVGYGKLSANQVVGKLVPADKIEAAKEQKETRIGKVIGALKGKSSSAIEINGVEDVLVRFGKCCNPLPGDEITGFITRGRGVTVHTADCPFAMALEPERRIEVAWNKGKKSALPVKIRVVCNDEKGILANIATAITNCEANISSASIQSTLDKRGENLFEVDVTDLDHLKKVFAAIMKVKGVIKVERLKS comes from the coding sequence ATGATACGACTTAACGACATACTCGACAAGGTTTCCTCCTACAACCCGGGCGCGGACCTGGATCTCCTGCGCAAGGCCTACGTCTTCTGCGCCAAGGTGCACCAGGGGCAGACCCGGCTCTCGGGGGAGCCCTACCTGATCCACCCGATGGAGGTGGCGGGGATCCTGGCCGACCTGAAGCTGGATCTTCCCGCCGTGGTGACCGGCCTGTTGCACGACACCGTCGAGGACACCCTCACCACCCACGAGGAGCTGGAGGCGCTCTTCGGCGCCGAGGTGGCGCGCCTGGTGGACGGGGTCACCAAGATCGGCAAGATCCATTTCAAGACCAAGGAAGAGAGCCAGGCCGAGAACTTCCGCAAGATGCTGCTCGCCATGGCCAACGACATCCGGGTCATCCTGGTGAAACTCGCCGACCGCCTGCACAACATGCGCACCCTGCAGTACCAGCCCGAGCCCAAGCAGCGCACCATCGCCAAAGAGACGCTGGACATCTACGCCCCCATCGCCAACCGGCTCGGTATCTCCTGGGTCAAGGGCGAACTGGAGGACCTCTCCTTCCGCTACCTGGAGCCGCAGCTCTACTACGATCTCGCCGGCAAGGTGGCCAAGAAGAAGCAGGAGCGCGAGTCCTACGTCGCCACGGTCAAGGACATCATCAAGAAGCAGCTGGAGGAACACGGCATCAAGGGTGACGTCTCCGGCCGCTCCAAGCACCTCTACTCCATCTACAAGAAGATGCAGAGCCGCAACGTCGACATCGACGAGATCTACGACCTGATCGCGATCCGCGTCTCGGTGGACGACATCCGCGAGTGCTACGAGGTGCTGGGGATCATCCATTCCACCTGGAAGCCGATCCCCGGGCGCTTCAAAGACTACATCGCCATGCCCAAGGGGAACATGTACCAGTCGCTGCACACCACCGTGATCGGTCCCTACGGCGAAAGGATGGAGGTGCAGATCCGGACCGCCGAGATGCACCGGGTCGCCGAAAGCGGCATCGCGGCGCACTGGAAGTACAAGGAAGGGAAGGGGTACGACGAGAAGGAGGTCCGGCGCTTCACCTGGATTAGGCAGCTTCTGGAGTGGCAGCAGGAACTGGACGACTCCAAGGAGTTCATGGACACCGTCAAGGTCGAGCTCTTCCCGGAGGACGTCTTCATCTTCACCCCGAAGGGGGACGTGAAGGGGTTCCCGAAAGGCTCCACCCCCATCGATTTCGCCTACTCGGTGCACACCGACGTCGGCCACCGCTGCGTCGGCGCCAAGGTGAACGGCAAGCTGGTGCCGCTTAAGTACGAGCTGAAGACCGGCGACATCGTCGAGGTGATCACCTCGCCGCACCACACCCCGAGCAAGGACTGGCTGAAGATCGTCAAGAGCTCGCGGGCGCGCAACAAGATCCGCGCCTGGGTGAAGACCGAGGAGCGCATGCGCAGCATCACCCTCGGGCGCGAGATCTGCGAGAAGGACTTCCGCCGCTATTCCCTCAACTTCGGCAAGCTGCAGAAGACGGGTGAGCTTAAGAAGGTGGCCCAGGAGTTCGGCTTCCAGACCGAGGACGACCTGATGGCGTCGGTGGGCTACGGCAAGCTCTCCGCCAACCAGGTGGTCGGCAAGTTGGTCCCGGCCGACAAGATAGAGGCGGCCAAGGAGCAGAAGGAAACCCGCATCGGCAAGGTGATCGGGGCCCTCAAGGGGAAATCGTCCTCCGCCATCGAGATCAACGGCGTCGAGGACGTGCTGGTGCGTTTCGGCAAGTGCTGCAACCCCCTTCCCGGCGACGAGATCACCGGCTTCATCACCCGCGGACGCGGCGTCACCGTGCACACAGCCGACTGCCCCTTTGCCATGGCGCTGGAGCCGGAGCGGCGCATCGAGGTGGCCTGGAACAAGGGGAAAAAGAGCGCGCTGCCGGTCAAGATCCGGGTCGTATGCAACGACGAGAAGGGGATCCTGGCCAACATCGCCACCGCCATCACCAACTGCGAGGCCAACATCTCCAGCGCCTCCATCCAGAGTACGCTGGATAAAAGGGGTGAGAACCTGTTCGAGGTGGACGTCACCGACCTCGATCACCTGAAGAAGGTGTTCGCCGCCATCATGAAGGTGAAGGGCGTCATCAAGGTGGAGAGGTTGAAGAGCTAG